Proteins from one Nitrobacteraceae bacterium AZCC 2146 genomic window:
- a CDS encoding polar amino acid transport system substrate-binding protein (product_source=KO:K02030; cath_funfam=3.40.190.10; cleavage_site_network=SignalP-noTM; cog=COG0834; ko=KO:K02030; pfam=PF00497; smart=SM00062; superfamily=53850) translates to MSRLRIVCGMLSLCLFGPALLSGQVMAADLSAATLVEKGALTYGVAATFAPFEYQKDGKLTGFDIDMIGALSKKLGADAKPMNMEFKGLIPALQGGRIDLINSAMYINAQRAEQVEFVPYLKIGSLVVVQAANPSKITGRDDSLCGKTIAVTLGGIQESYARQDDKRCRDGGLAGVTVMTLPTAQDSALTLRQGRADALFNSTPGAVELMDKVPGVYATVGPEFEANTQIGIAVRKGDTAMKAAVEAALKEIVADGTYKTLIETWKFPASVSLLN, encoded by the coding sequence ATGTCACGCTTGCGTATTGTCTGTGGAATGCTGTCGCTCTGCCTGTTCGGTCCGGCCCTGCTTTCTGGACAGGTTATGGCCGCCGATCTCTCGGCTGCCACTCTGGTCGAAAAAGGAGCGCTGACATACGGCGTTGCCGCCACCTTCGCGCCGTTCGAATATCAGAAGGACGGCAAGCTGACGGGCTTCGACATCGACATGATCGGTGCGTTGAGCAAAAAGCTCGGAGCCGACGCGAAGCCGATGAACATGGAGTTCAAGGGTCTGATCCCGGCGCTTCAGGGCGGCCGTATCGATCTCATCAACTCGGCCATGTACATCAATGCGCAGCGCGCGGAGCAGGTCGAATTCGTTCCCTATTTGAAGATCGGCAGTCTGGTTGTCGTGCAGGCTGCGAATCCCTCGAAGATCACCGGCCGCGACGACTCCCTGTGCGGGAAGACGATCGCCGTCACGCTCGGCGGCATTCAGGAGAGTTACGCGCGGCAGGACGACAAGCGGTGCCGCGACGGCGGGCTCGCAGGCGTCACCGTGATGACGCTACCCACCGCGCAGGATTCGGCGTTGACGCTGCGGCAGGGGCGCGCCGACGCCCTGTTCAATTCCACGCCGGGCGCCGTCGAACTGATGGACAAGGTGCCGGGCGTCTACGCCACGGTCGGCCCTGAGTTCGAAGCAAACACCCAGATCGGCATCGCGGTGCGCAAGGGCGACACAGCGATGAAGGCGGCGGTCGAGGCTGCGCTCAAGGAGATCGTCGCCGACGGCACCTACAAGACACTGATCGAGACCTGGAAATTTCCCGCATCGGTGTCGCTGCTCAACTGA
- a CDS encoding hypothetical protein (product_source=Hypo-rule applied; superfamily=52777; transmembrane_helix_parts=Inside_1_30,TMhelix_31_53,Outside_54_79) codes for MQTASFWRLYARLTAFFRPARSGKFKPRDMAGISVSPLLIFVAITLFLILAIIEIDQHRDELRAIGVIVGDGVVGFAAP; via the coding sequence ATGCAAACAGCGAGTTTCTGGAGATTATATGCTCGGCTTACCGCGTTTTTCCGGCCCGCTCGCAGCGGAAAATTCAAACCCAGAGATATGGCAGGGATTTCAGTTTCGCCGCTTCTGATCTTTGTTGCAATTACCCTATTTTTGATTCTGGCGATTATAGAAATTGATCAGCATCGCGATGAGTTAAGGGCGATAGGTGTGATCGTCGGTGACGGTGTTGTTGGGTTTGCCGCTCCGTGA
- a CDS encoding hypothetical protein (product_source=Hypo-rule applied; cath_funfam=3.40.50.1240) — protein sequence MGTAASFLDALKISADRSSAAEDEFRRGIVERTKELEKQRSFAFRRLNLMKEVAGVIAGAESEEIAVAGATAVLRAKLGWASDSEARVEVVSRFAPVAQAVFASLAPDEGDEEEKPDVIAALGEFEAWYAATHSNPFWILFENYMPETPVVDF from the coding sequence ATGGGTACCGCGGCATCTTTCCTCGACGCACTGAAGATATCGGCCGATCGCAGTTCCGCAGCAGAGGACGAGTTTCGACGCGGGATTGTCGAGCGAACGAAAGAGCTGGAAAAGCAGCGTTCCTTTGCATTCCGCAGGTTGAATCTGATGAAAGAGGTCGCCGGCGTCATTGCGGGAGCCGAGAGCGAAGAGATAGCGGTAGCCGGCGCGACTGCGGTCCTGCGCGCAAAACTTGGATGGGCGAGCGACAGCGAAGCTCGCGTAGAGGTCGTGTCCCGTTTTGCGCCGGTGGCTCAGGCCGTGTTTGCAAGCCTCGCACCTGACGAAGGCGACGAGGAGGAGAAACCCGACGTCATCGCGGCGCTGGGCGAATTCGAGGCCTGGTACGCGGCGACGCATTCAAATCCGTTCTGGATCTTGTTTGAAAACTACATGCCGGAGACGCCTGTTGTCGATTTTTGA
- a CDS encoding DNA-binding GntR family transcriptional regulator (product_source=COG1802; cath_funfam=1.10.10.10,1.20.120.530; cog=COG1802; pfam=PF00392,PF07729; smart=SM00345,SM00895; superfamily=46785) yields MAPSSRQSSFHLANQLLDVIRDAKLEPGHHLREQQLADLVGVSRTPIRSALNLLAKHGIVDTRKNHGYFLRKPFDSLHRIEIEVPSTTDEKLYQRMVRDRLDNVVPNSMTQSEIARRYDVDRVALTRTLSRLAEDGLIAKNKGHGWTFLPTFDSLVSLQGSYEFRLTLEPACFLLPTFKPDLSAIERMRLQHLYLISHPDIASVSSSQLFETDAAFHEMCAEFCGNAFFVQAIQHQNRLRRLLEFGSYGNSRRVQDWCREHVAIIEAIATRDFSQASAKMRLHLEQALATAPGAQKNGD; encoded by the coding sequence ATGGCGCCTTCCTCCCGTCAGAGCAGTTTCCACTTGGCCAATCAGCTTCTGGACGTCATCCGCGACGCCAAACTGGAGCCGGGCCATCATCTGCGCGAGCAGCAACTCGCCGATCTTGTTGGCGTCTCGCGAACGCCGATCCGCTCGGCGCTGAACCTTCTTGCCAAACATGGCATCGTGGACACGCGGAAAAACCATGGATACTTCCTGCGCAAGCCGTTCGATTCATTGCATCGCATCGAGATCGAGGTTCCTTCGACGACTGACGAAAAGCTCTACCAGCGGATGGTTCGCGATCGTCTGGATAACGTCGTTCCGAACTCCATGACCCAGAGCGAAATCGCGCGCCGCTATGACGTCGACCGGGTCGCGCTGACGCGCACCCTGTCGCGGCTCGCCGAGGACGGCCTGATCGCGAAGAACAAGGGGCACGGATGGACCTTCCTTCCGACGTTCGACTCCTTGGTCTCGTTGCAAGGCAGCTACGAATTTCGCCTCACGCTGGAACCCGCCTGCTTCCTGCTGCCGACATTCAAGCCGGATCTCTCCGCAATCGAGCGGATGCGCCTGCAACATTTGTATCTCATCTCACATCCCGACATCGCCTCCGTCAGTAGTTCGCAACTGTTCGAGACCGACGCGGCATTTCACGAAATGTGCGCCGAATTCTGCGGCAACGCATTCTTCGTTCAGGCGATCCAGCACCAGAATCGACTGAGGCGGTTGTTGGAATTCGGCAGCTATGGAAACAGCCGCCGCGTCCAGGACTGGTGCCGCGAGCACGTCGCCATCATCGAGGCGATCGCAACAAGAGACTTCAGCCAGGCCTCCGCCAAAATGCGCTTGCACCTCGAACAGGCATTAGCCACTGCACCAGGCGCGCAAAAAAATGGAGACTGA
- a CDS encoding hypothetical protein (product_source=Hypo-rule applied; superfamily=144064) — translation MSIFDATLTDFDRWIATEFGKTGPFTAFAVLVEITGSKVAPLCSTYFNVIGEQVDWGEITVLFAGAGQEWDGAAVFPNVAIGGGLLNNRDARLQLSRLEERLDDDRLVLNEGHFFDKWGRRMKIEEVEE, via the coding sequence TTGTCGATTTTTGATGCAACTCTCACCGATTTCGATCGATGGATCGCTACGGAATTCGGGAAGACCGGCCCGTTCACGGCGTTCGCTGTTCTGGTTGAAATTACTGGCAGCAAGGTAGCCCCGCTGTGCTCGACCTATTTCAACGTGATCGGAGAACAAGTTGACTGGGGAGAAATTACGGTTCTGTTCGCTGGAGCAGGGCAGGAATGGGATGGCGCAGCGGTCTTCCCGAATGTCGCCATCGGCGGTGGTCTGCTGAACAATCGGGACGCACGCCTGCAGCTGAGCCGACTTGAGGAGCGTCTCGATGACGATCGTTTGGTGTTGAATGAGGGGCACTTCTTTGACAAATGGGGGCGGAGAATGAAGATCGAGGAGGTAGAAGAATGA